A region from the Aegilops tauschii subsp. strangulata cultivar AL8/78 chromosome 5, Aet v6.0, whole genome shotgun sequence genome encodes:
- the LOC109758707 gene encoding early nodulin-like protein 19, translating into MGCRQTVVAALLLAATMVMAERRVYIDWMPRHNFSGWAKLNGPFYKGDYLAFYHPDKKLDVVEVNKRGFDMCDTRNPIHRYPGGGTHRGTTFVLLSEAKFYYFTCSVRYFCPAGMRLDIPVQERRRTPDSARDDTSGTAMVESSATSPAPGPRRSDDGVQGTKWADMESSRPGP; encoded by the exons ATGGGCTGCCGGCAGACAGTGGTGGCCGCGCTGTTGCTGGCGGCGACGATGGTGATGGCTGAGCGCAGGGTCTACATCGATTGGATGCCCCGCCATAACTTCTCCGGCTGGGCCAAGCTCAATGGGCCCTTCTACAAGGGCGACTACCTCG CGTTCTATCACCCGGACAAGAAGTTGGACGTGGTGGAGGTGAACAAACGCGGGTTCGACATGTGCGACACTAGAAACCCTATCCACCGCTACCCCGGCGGCGGTACTCACCGTGGTACTACCTTCGTCCTGCTCAGCGAGGCCAAGTTCTACTACTTCACCTGCAGCGTCCGCTATTTCTGCCCTGCCGGGATGCGCCTCGACATCCCGGTCCAGGAAAGGCGGCGGACGCCGGACTCCGCACGCGACGACACGTCCGGCACCGCCATGGTGGAGAGCAGCGCCACCTCACCGGCGCCTGGACCCCGACGAAGCGACGATGGAGTACAAGGAACAAAATGGGCAGACATGGAGTCCTCCAGGCCCGGCCCGTAA
- the LOC109758719 gene encoding early nodulin-like protein 3 yields MGCRQTVVAALLLAAALAACAATPATATHRIYINWLAHSNYSDWAKSHGPFSKGDYLVFYTPDKNLDVVEVNERGFDRCDPRNPIYRSSGGRDIPILLSEAKVYYFICSVGRYCPDGMRLAIEVHDMPRTPASARDDTSGAAMVESNITSPAAGPRASSESEGEGQAGGRSDDAVHLFRKTRRNKHAGLAEARPVN; encoded by the exons ATGGGTTGCCGGCAGACGGTGGTGGCCGCGCTGCTGCTGGCGGCGGCGCTGGCCGCGTGCGCGGCGACGCCGGCGACGGCGACGCACAGGATCTACATCAACTGGCTGGCCCACAGCAACTACTCTGACTGGGCCAAGAGCCACGGGCCCTTCTCCAAGGGAGACTATCTCG TGTTCTACACGCCGGACAAGAACCTGGACGTGGTGGAGGTGAACGAGCGCGGGTTCGATAGGTGCGACCCCAGAAACCCCATCTACCGCTCCTCCGGCGGCCGTGATATCCCCATCCTGCTCAGCGAGGCCAAGGTCTACTACTTCATCTGCAGCGTCGGCAGGTACTGCCCCGACGGGATGCGCCTCGCCATCGAGGTCCATGACATGCCGCGGACGCCGGCCTCCGCACGCGACGACACGTCCGGCGCCGCAATGGTGGAGAGCAACATCACCTCACCGGCGGCTGGACCCCGAGCGAGCTCGGAGAGCGAGGGAGAGGGGCAGGCAGGAGGACGAAGCGACGATGCTGTTCATCTGTTCCGGAAAACTAGAAGGAACAAGCACGCTGGGCTAGCTGAGGCCCGGCCTGTAAATTAG